In a genomic window of Telopea speciosissima isolate NSW1024214 ecotype Mountain lineage chromosome 5, Tspe_v1, whole genome shotgun sequence:
- the LOC122661330 gene encoding pentatricopeptide repeat-containing protein At5g04780, mitochondrial-like — protein MLTTLTCAAPPSLSSSSLPPSTNQINRVRLLRQNNRYGVTIHHVKRLKANLAGRPTLLLFNMCLQLYVGAGLMNEAQSLFDEMPERTLISWTILISGYTRHGPAVETLMIFQNMIQDASYTLLKPDSFVFATVLRACAAAKNLIYGRQVHCRILKTDGIMDSFVENALVTMYASCGSLQDSSLAFSCILWPNLVSWSSMLSGYTQNGLDEEGLSLFCDMIRAGIQPDAFALSMAIGACAKLSCLDFGMQVHCFIIKIDFASSLFMHNSLIDFYASCGNMDLSRQVFDNMPTRDLVSWNTIISGYVHNTHNHEVLNLFQTLMHELSNCDEFTLASMLQAITGLESSNFGREIHGYILRAGFESDLYLISSLLNMYTECFDLNGLDDMDGIVPRIFKVHIKQGGLDEFIIASILKWCSLQSDHRIGQMFHSHIIKLDLKADPYVISSLIDMYSKCGMILAAQRVFVRLKDPGTVTWSAIIAGYRWNGYFQEALKLFREMQLTGAKANEYTYTSVLLACLDLMDVKIGKELHCKILRTGYGSNVSVVNTLIKLYSEVWHHQQALKLCTLIPVDVSWGFLIQACFRAKDHESIHKILLSIQRTQGDLDPTYACQVLSSCANPVLLNVGTQAQAYLMKRGLISDSDTRTSNSLITMYSGCGEIAASVTAFSQMHEKNSVSWTSIISAKVDHGHPLEALDLFTQMRWKNKSPDSTTFICVLKACAQKGLVDKAFHFFILMDEIYGIEPSVEHYCCMVEVLGRAGMYEEALEFIDGVIPFKPRPLVWRTLLSSCRINGNMKVAKYAIEKLLEVEPGDFAANLLLEQVLLTLGKWKDALKAKTKNNFIRDNSSWIEVRNTIYGFASDQIPMKEVCTELADLEEKMETLGYVADRNHLLHNSEEGECGAGIYHSEIKALAFGLISLPHGMSIRVVKSVRMCGDCHSACKFMSTFIGRNLVIRDPCNFHHFKDGKCSCKDMW, from the coding sequence ATGTTAACAACATTAACCTGTGCAGCTCCGCCCTCACTTTCATCCTCTTCCCTCCCCCCATCCACCAACCAAATCAACCGCGTTCGCCTTCTTCGTCAAAACAATAGATACGGCGTTACAATCCACCATGTTAAGAGACTGAAAGCAAACCTTGCAGGTAGGCCAACCCTCCTCCTGTTCAATATGTGCCTCCAATTGTACGTGGGCGCAGGCCTCATGAACGAAGCACAGTCTCTGTTCGATGAAATGCCCGAGAGAACGCTGATCTCGTGGACCATCCTCATTTCAGGATATACCCGTCATGGGCCTGCAGTCGAAACTTTGATGATTTTCCAGAATATGATTCAAGACGCAAGTTACACGTTGTTAAAACcagattcttttgtttttgccaCTGTTTTGCGTGCATGTGCTGCAGCCAAAAATCTCATTTACGGCCGTCAAGTCCATTGCCGGATTTTAAAAACAGATGGCATTATGGACTCATTTGTGGAGAATGCACTTGTGACCATGTATGCTAGCTGTGGATCTCTTCAAGATTCTTCACTTGCCTTTTCCTGTATTTTGTGGCCTAACTTGGTGTCTTGGAGCTCGATGCTAAGTGGATATACACAGAATGGGCTTGATGAAGAAGGGTTAAGTCTCTTCTGTGATATGATACGGGCTGGAATCCAGCCGGATGCATTTGCTTTATCGATGGCTATTGGGGCTTGTGCAAAGTTGAGCTGCTTGGATTTTGGAATGCAGGTCCATTGCTTTATCATTAAGATTGATTTTGCTTCTTCCCTGTTTATGCATAACAGTCTAATAGATTTTTATGCAAGCTGTGGGAATATGGACTTGTCAAGGCAAGTATTTGACAATATGCCAACAAGAGACTTGGTTTCTTGGAACACAATAATCTCGGGCTATGTTCATAATACCCATAACCATGAAGTGTTGAATCTTTTCCAAACTTTGATGCATGAACTTTCCAACTGTGATGAGTTCACATTGGCAAGCATGCTTCAAGCTATCACTGGCTTAGAATCTTCGAATTTTGGCAGAGAGATTCATGGATATATACTCAGAGCTGGTTTTGAATCAGACCTTTATTTGATCAGTTCTCTTCTGAATATGTACACTGAGTGCTTTGATCTAAATGGTTTAGATGACATGGATGGAATTGTTCCTAGGATCTTTAAAGTACACATAAAACAAGGGGGATTAGACGAGTTTATCATTGCAAGCATCTTGAAATGGTGTTCTTTACAGTCGGACCACCGAATTGGACAAATGTTCCACTCCCATATCATAAAACTTGATTTAAAAGCTGACCCATATGTCATCAGCTCGTTAATTGACATGTACTCTAAGTGTGGGATGATACTGGCAGCTCAAAGGGTGTTTGTGAGACTAAAAGATCCTGGCACAGTTACATGGTCAGCAATTATCGCAGGGTATCGTTGGAATGGATATTTTCAAGAAGCTCTTAAACTCTTCAGGGAAATGCAGCTTACTGGAGCTAAAGCCAATGAATACACATATACATCTGTTCTTCTAGCTTGCTTAGATCTGATGGATGTGAAAATAGGGAAAGAGTTGCACTGCAAGATACTAAGAACTGGTTATGGATCTAATGTGTCAGTAGTGAATACTCTCATTAAGCTTTACTCAGAGGTATGGCATCATCAACAAGCGCTCAAGCTCTGTACTTTAATTCCTGTGGATGTCTCTTGGGGTTTCTTGATTCAAGCCTGCTTTAGGGCCAAGGACCATGAATCAATCCACAAAATACTACTCAGTATCCAAAGAACTCAAGGGGATCTTGACCCCACTTATGCATGTCAGGTTCTGAGCTCTTGTGCAAACCCAGTCCTCTTGAATGTAGGAACACAGGCACAAGCATATTTGATGAAAAGGGGCCTCATCTCTGATTCTGACACCAGAACAAGCAATTCTCTCATCACAATGTACTCTGGATGTGGTGAGATTGCTGCTTCAGTCACAGCTTTCAGCCAGATGCATGAGAAGAATTCTGTCTCATGGACATCCATCATCTCTGCAAAAGTCGATCATGGTCATCCATTGGAAGCTTTGGATCTGTTTACCCAGATGCGATGGAAGAACAAGTCACCGGATTCAACCACATTTATCTGTGTCTTGAAAGCTTGTGCCCAAAAGGGTCTAGTTGATAAAGCattccatttcttcatcttgaTGGATGAGATTTATGGGATTGAACCATCAGTGGAGCATTATTGCTGCATGGTTGAAGTTCTGGGGAGGGCTGGAATGTATGAAGAAGCTTTGGAATTTATTGATGGGgtcattccattcaaaccaaGGCCCTTAGTTTGGAGGACCCTTCTTTCTTCCTGCCGGATAAATGGAAATATGAAGGTTGCAAAATATGCAATTGAAAAGCTTTTAGAAGTTGAACCTGGTGACTTTGCAGCCAATCTATTGCTAGAACAAGTTCTCCTAACATTGGGAAAGTGGAAAGATGCTTTGAAGGctaaaaccaaaaataattTCATTAGAGATAATTCTAGTTGGATTGAAGTTAGAAACACCATCTATGGGTTTGCTTCAGATCAGATTCCAATGAAAGAAGTCTGCACCGAATTGGCAGATTTGGAAGAAAAGATGGAAACATTGGGTTATGTAGCTGATAGAAACCACTTGCTGCACAATTCAGAAGAGGGAGAATGTGGAGCAGGAATTTATCACTCTGAAATCAAAGCATTAGCTTTTGGCTTAATTTCATTACCCCATGGAATGTCGATACGGGTAGTTAAGAGTGTCCGGATGTGCGGAGATTGTCATTCTGCTTGCAAGTTCATGTCAACCTTTATTGGCCGTAACTTGGTCATCAGGGATCCCTGCAACTTCCACCACTTCAAAGACGGGAAATGCAGCTGCAAAGATATGTGGTAG
- the LOC122661335 gene encoding uncharacterized protein LOC122661335 — translation MSSILESFQKRSFFPSRPVNEDLPVCQKSPKDQGLRRRLSSISLRINSIPSSASSFKFLPRSKSMSAIGESAGGSIRKWWDWGWAWIQSRKPVFAKDLEMNEEEIAMLGNHNKGSWKHVFYKVRSEFRKLMGSDNVGLPQTLRYDSYSYSQNFDDGKKTRG, via the coding sequence ATGAGCTCAATTCTTGAGAGCTTTCAGAAGCGAAGCTTCTTTCCATCCAGACCCGTAAATGAAGACCTCCCTGTCTGTCAAAAGAGCCCAAAAGATCAAGGATTGCGTCGAAGGCTCTCGTCAATTTCCCTGAGAATCAACTCCATTCCATCCTCTGCTTCATCATTCAAGTTTCTTCCCAGATCCAAATCAATGTCAGCTATCGGTGAATCAGCTGGAGGATCTATAAGAAAATGGTGGGATTGGGGATGGGCTTGGATCCAATCAAGAAAACCTGTATTTGCTAAAGATCTAGAGATGAACGAAGAGGAAATCGCCATGCTTGGTAACCATAACAAGGGTAGCTGGAAACATGTGTTCTACAAGGTAAGATCTGAGTTCAGAAAGCTTATGGGTTCTGATAACGTTGGTTTACCTCAGACCCTCAGGTACGACTCTTACAGTTACTCTCAGAATTTCGATGATGGCAAGAAGACTCGAGGATAG
- the LOC122662794 gene encoding Werner Syndrome-like exonuclease, translating to MAYYYNTVHNNSQCDYNIAFLDDNITATLTRSSFAVTQWISLIEHIHRCRLHKLVVGFDIEWRPNRRGVINPVAILQLCVGRRCLIFQIFHSDGIPHSLYSFLNNRNYTFVGVGIREDVNKLYQDYELWVACTMDLRNLAAEKLDMKDLNRAGLKRLAMVVLDTEVEKPRHITMSNWNGLYLTDAQVHYACLDAFLSFEIGRTLIRTNSR from the coding sequence ATGGCCTACTACTATAACACTGTTCATAACAATTCTCAATGTGATTACAACATCGCCTTCTTGGATGATAACATAACCGCCACCCTAACCCGCAGCTCCTTCGCCGTCACCCAATGGATTTCATTAATCGAACACATCCACCGCTGTCGTCTGCATAAGCTCGTCGTCGGTTTTGACATCGAATGGCGTCCAAATCGCCGTGGCGTTATCAATCCTGTAGCAATTCTGCAACTCTGTGTTGGTCGGAGATGTCTCATCTTCCAAATCTTCCACTCCGATGGAATCCCTCATTCTCTCTACTCTTTTCTCAACAATCGTAACTATACGTTCGTTGGGGTCGGAATCAGGGAAGACGTCAACAAGCTTTATCAAGATTATGAATTGTGGGTGGCTTGCACGATGGATCTTCGTAATCTTGCTGCTGAAAAGCTGGACATGAAAGACCTTAATAGAGCTGGATTGAAGAGGCTTGCGATGGTGGTTCTTGATACTGAAGTTGAAAAGCCTCGTCATATTACGATGAGTAACTGGAACGGTTTGTATCTTACCGATGCTCAGGTGCACTATGCTTGCCTTGATGCCTTTCTTTCCTTTGAGATTGGGAGGACTTTGATCCGTACCAACTCTAGATGA